One stretch of Arachis hypogaea cultivar Tifrunner chromosome 20, arahy.Tifrunner.gnm2.J5K5, whole genome shotgun sequence DNA includes these proteins:
- the LOC112782872 gene encoding homeobox-leucine zipper protein ATHB-8: MMAVSSGSKEGGGSKVLMDNGKYVRYTPEQVEALERLYHECPKPSSLRRQQLIRDCPILSNIEPKQIKVWFQNRRCREKQRKEASRLQAVNRKLTAMNKLLMEENDRLQKQVSHLVYENTFFRQHTQQNQAALATTDTSCESVVTSGQRNLTPQHPPRDASPAGLLSIAEETLAEFLSKATGTAVEWVQMPGMKPGPDSIGIVAISHGCPGVAARACGLVGLEPARVAEILKDRLSWYRDCRTVDVLNVMSTGNGGTIELLYMQLYAPTTLAPGRDFWLLRYTSLLEDGSLVVCERSLNNTQNGPAMPAVQHFVRADMMPSGYLIRPCEGGGSIIHIVDHMILEPWSVPEVLRPLYESSMLLAQRTTMAALRHLRQISQEVSQPSVTGWGRRPAALRALSQRLSKGFNEAVNGFTDDGWSLLESDGIDDVTLLVNSSPSKMMGANLGYNGGGFASVTSSVLCAKASMLLQNVPPAILLRFLREHRSEWADSSIDAYSAAAIKAGPCNLPGVRAGGFGGQVILPLAHTIEHEEFMEVIKLENMGYYRDDMTIPGDVFLLQLCSGVDENAVGTSAELIFAPIDASFSDDAPILPSGFRIIPLDSTSDAASPNRTLDLASALEVGTAGSKAGGENSSHSGSTKSVMTIAFQFAFEVHLQDNIATMARQYVRSIIASVQRVSLALSPSRFGSQNAFHLPPGTPEAQTLARWISSSYRFYLGVELLKSEGSEPILKSLWHHTDAVLCCSLKALPVFTFANQAGLDMLETTLVALQDITLEKIFDDNGKKTLCSEFPQIMQQGFMCIQGGICLSSMGRPVSYERAVAWKVLNEEETAHCICFMFINWSFV; the protein is encoded by the exons atgATGGCGGTGAGTTCGGGGAGCAAAGAAGGAGGAGGGAGTAAGGTGTTGATGGACAACGGCAAGTACGTGAGGTACACGCCGGAGCAGGTGGAGGCACTGGAGAGGCTCTACCATGAATGCCCCAAACCAAGCTCCCTTCGCCGCCAGCAACTCATCAGAGACTGCCCTATTCTCTCCAACATCGAGCCCAAACAGATCAAGGTCTGGTTCCAAAATCGAAG ATGCCGAGAGAAGCAGCGGAAAGAGGCGTCACGGCTGCAAGCTGTAAACAGGAAGCTGACAGCAATGAATAAACTGCTGATGGAGGAAAACGACAGATTGCAGAAGCAAGTCTCTCACCTCGTCTATGAGAACACCTTTTTCCGCCAACACACTCAACAAAAT CAGGCGGCGCTTGCCACCACAGACACCAGCTGTGAGTCGGTGGTAACAAGCGGTCAGCGCAACTTGACACCTCAGCATCCGCCAAGGGATGCAAGCCCTGCAGG ACTTTTGTCGATTGCAGAGGAGACTTTAGCAGAGTTTCTATCAAAGGCCACTGGAACCGCTGTGGAGTGGGTCCAAATGCCTGGGATGAAG CCTGGTCCGGATTCCATTGGAATCGTTGCTATTTCTCATGGTTGCCCTGGAGTGGCAGCACGTGCATGCGGCCTTGTGGGTCTAGAACCTGCCAGG GTTGCAGAAATACTCAAAGATCGGTTATCATGGTATCGTGATTGCCGAACCGTGGATGTTCTAAATGTAATGTCCACGGGAAATGGAGGAACCATTGAACTTCTTTACATGCAG TTGTATGCTCCAACAACCTTGGCACCTGGCCGTGACTTCTGGTTGCTGCGCTACACATCTCTTTTGGAGGATGGTAGTCTGGTG GTGTGTGAAAGATCACTTAACAACACTCAGAACGGTCCTGCTATGCCAGCAGTGCAGCATTTTGTTAGAGCAGACATGATGCCAAGTGGGTATCTTATTAGGCCTTGTGAAGGAGGAGGGTCCATTATTCATATTGTTGATCACATGATCTTAGAG CCATGGAGTGTACCTGAAGTTTTGCGTCCACTTTATGAGTCGTCAATGCTACTTGCTCAAAGAACAACCATGGCG GCTTTACGGCATTTAAGGCAGATATCTCAAGAAGTTTCTCAGCCAAGTGTGACAGGATGGGGAAGAAGGCCTGCGGCTCTACGCGCGCTTAGTCAGCGATTGAGCAA GGGATTCAATGAAGCAGTTAATGGTTTTACTGATGATGGGTGGTCCTTGTTggagagtgatggcattgatgatGTCACGCTTCTTGTGAACTCATCACCCAGCAAGATGATGGGAGCAAACCTCGGCTACAATGGTGGTGGATTCGCATCTGTCACCAGTTCTGTGCTTTGTGCCAAAGCATCCATGTTGTTGCAG AATGTCCCTCCAGCAATTCTTCTTAGATTCTTGCGGGAGCACCGGTCTGAGTGGGCTGATAGCAGCATTGACGCTTATTCGGCTGCCGCCATCAAAGCTGGTCCCTGTAACTTGCCTGGTGTCCGAGCAGGCGGTTTCGGGGGTCAGGTCATTCTTCCATTGGCTCATACAATTGAGCATGAAGAG TTCATGGAGGtgattaagcttgaaaacatgggTTACTATAGGGATGATATGACTATACCTGGTGATGTTTTCCTCTTGCAG CTCTGCAGTGGAGTGGATGAGAATGCAGTTGGCACAAGTGCAGAACTCATATTTGCTCCCATTGATGCATCCTTTTCTGATGATGCACCAATTTTACCTTCCGGCTTTCGCATCATACCTCTCGATTCAACCTCG GATGCCGCTAGTCCTAACCGGACGCTTGATCTGGCGTCGGCGCTGGAAGTTGGAACAGCAGGGAGCAAAGCTGGCGGCGAAAACTCAAGCCATTCTGGGAGCACAAAGTCGGTGATGACAATTGCATTTCAGTTTGCATTTGAAGTCCATCTTCAGGACAACATTGCAACCATGGCTAGGCAGTATGTTAGGAGTATCATTGCATCTGTTCAAAGGGTTTCACTAGCCCTTTCGCCGTCGCGATTCGGTTCTCAAAATGCTTTCCATTTGCCTCCTGGTACCCCTGAGGCACAAACACTTGCTAGGTGGATTTCTAGCAGCTATAG GTTCTATCTTGGGGTAGAACTGTTGAAGAGTGAGGGTAGTGAACCCATTCTCAAATCTCTTTGGCATCACACTGATGCTGTTTTGTGCTGCTCTCTCAAG GCATTACCTGTTTTCACTTTTGCAAATCAAGCTGGCCTTGACATGCTAGAAACAACTTTGGTTGCACTTCAAGACATCACTCTTGAAAAGATCTTTGATGACAATGGAAAGAAAACTCTCTGCTCTGAGTTCCCCCAGATAATGCAGCAG GGTTTCATGTGTATACAAGGTGGGATATGTTTGTCGAGCATGGGAAGGCCAGTGTCATATGAGAGAGCAGTGGCATGGAAAGTCTTGAATGAAGAAGAAACGGCTCACTGTATCTGCTTCATGTTCATCAATTGGTCTTTTGTCTga